The Apium graveolens cultivar Ventura chromosome 11, ASM990537v1, whole genome shotgun sequence genome has a window encoding:
- the LOC141696838 gene encoding putative protein S-acyltransferase 19, with amino-acid sequence MVRKHGWQLPAHTFQVVAITVYCLLVVAFYAFFAPFLGGRVWEYSLIGTYSAVALLVFVLYVRSTAINPADPGIMFKFDSRIVNQYDQKHGLLAKDQAKDYDAHSAGGHSSVSSASISSLPVPNSSRKGSIGGSGRTGTQVEMLNRKSLCSFGWIFCALFVYEDCRKENGAAEQDGTAEEALFCTLCNSEVRKFSKHCRSCDKCVDGFDHHCRWLNNCVGRKNYLTFISLMATSVLWLVIEAGVGIAVLVRCFVSKHSMEAEIVDRLGNGFSRAPFAAVVAVCTAVSLLACVPLGELFFFHMILIRKGITTYEYVVAMRAMSEAPGGSVDEELPTVLYSPSGSATTGYSGGSSIGLQYKGAWCTPPRVFVDYQEEVAPQLEPGVLPSTVDPDAVGFADRGNKMPKRPVRISAWKLAKLDSNEAARVAAKARASSSILRPVDNRRMPDVEMSSSGNMSVRSSLSADTGANKDLKNEMGISSMRNSFAPSQGSRDEYETGTQSASSFSSPGHVHESVTLSPLPPAHGLTQIKAFQNQSIVQKTTHPTNKNPLTHPFTGFDNMVQKGAGADHVLQSAPAQAQPSSLFRDVKKTSVVWDQEAGRYVSVPVSASETRPKSSMQIGLANSSAGAGNNDKRSAAFPPREPSPVEQPEKLMYTGESIFFGGPLFSQSSKDGLRNERGSGSRDGQDRLPWNLPRDSRFKRDGTSNQLPVFIPGGFDQNNLSKSGPS; translated from the exons ATGGTGAGAAAACATGGATGGCAACTACCAGCTCATACATTTCAG GTTGTCGCCATTACAGTATATTGCCTGTTGGTTGTTGCATTCTATGCATTCTTTGCTCCTTTTCTTGGAGGCCGGGTCTGGGAATATAGCCTGATTGGCACTTATTCTGCAGTG GCACTTCTTGTTTTCGTTCTGTATGTTCGGAGTACAGCGATTAATCCTGCAGATCCCGGAATTATGTTTAAGTTTGATTCAAGGATAGTAAATCAGTATGATCAGAAGCATGGTTTATTAGCTAAGGATCAGGCAAAAGATTATGATGCACATAGTGCTGGGGGACATTCTTCTGTGTCATCAGCTTCAATTAGTTCATTACCTGTACCAAACTCTTCCAGAAAAGGTTCAATAGGAGGAAGTGGAAGAACTGGTACACAGGTGGAAATGTTAAATAGGAAGTCATTATGCAGTTTTGGATGGATCTTCTGTGCCTTGTTTGTTTATGAGGATTGTCGCAAAGAGAATGGTGCAGCTGAGCAGGATGGCACAGCTGAAGAAGCTTTGTTCTGCACATTGTGCAATTCCGAG GTTCGCAAGTTTAGCAAACATTGCAGAAGTTGTGACAAATGTGTGGATGGATTTGATCACCATTGTCGG TGGCTTAACAACTGTGTAGGCCGGAAAAATTATCTGACCTTTATATCTCTTATGGCCACAAGTGTCCTTTGG cTAGTTATTGAGGCTGGAGTTGGCATTGCTGTTTTAGTGCGTTGCTTTGTCAGTAAGCATAGCATGGAGGCTGAGATAGTTGATAGGTTAGGAAATGGTTTCTCCCGTGCTCCATTTGCAGCCGTTGTG GCTGTATGTACAGCAGTTTCTTTGCTAGCATGTGTACCTTTGGGTGAACTTTTCTTTTTTCACATGATACTAATTAGGAAG GGTATCACAACCTACGAGTATGTTGTTGCTATGAGGGCCATGAGTGAGGCCCCTGGAGGATCTGTAGACGAGGAACTGCCTACTGTGTTATATTCCCCATCTGGGTCTGCTACAACTGGTTACAGTGGTGGGAGTTCTATTGGTTTACAATACAAAGGAGCATGGTGCACTCCTCCTAGAGTCTTTGTCGATTATCAG GAAGAAGTTGCACCACAGCTAGAACCTGGAGTACTACCATCTACAGTTGATCCAGATGCAGTTGGATTTGCAGACAGGGGTAACAAAATGCCTAAAAGGCCTGTTCGAATCAGTGCTTGGAAGCTTGCAAAGTTGGATTCAAATGAGGCTGCTAGAGTAGCAGCAAAGGCAAGGGCATCCTCTTCTATTCTACGTCCCGTGGATAACCGTCGCATGCCTGATGTTGAAATGAGCTCTAGTGGAAACATGAGTGTTAGGAGCAGTTTGAGTGCTGATACTGGAGCAAACAAAGATTTAAAAAATGAAATGGGAATATCTTCAATGAGAAATTCTTTTGCTCCAAGCCAAGGGAGCAGAGATGAATACGAAACAGGCACGCAGAGTGCGAGTAGCTTCAGTAGTCCAGGCCATGTTCACGAGTCTGTCACTTTAAGTCCTCTCCCACCCGCGCATGGGTTGACCCAGATCAAGGCATTCCAGAATCAGTCCATAGTTCAGAAAACAACTCACCCTACAAACAAGAATCCGTTAACACATCCTTTCACTGGATTTGATAATATGGTACAAAAGGGTGCTGGTGCTGATCATGTACTGCAGTCAGCCCCTGCTCAAGCTCAACCAAGTTCTCTTTTTAGAGATGTTAAAAAGACATCTGTTGTGTGGGACCAAGAAGCTGGGAGATATGTGTCAGTCCCTGTATCTGCTTCAGAAACTCGACCAAAATCATCCATGCAGATTGGATTAGCAAACTCCAGTGCAGGAGCAGGAAATAATGATAAAAGGTCTGCTGCTTTTCCACCTCGAGAACCTTCTCCAGTTGAGCAACCAGAGAAGTTAATGTACACGGGAGAATCTATTTTCTTTGGGGGGCCGCTATTTAGCCAATCTAGTAAAGATGGTTTGAGAAATGAGAGGGGTTCAGGCTCACGAGATGGCCAGGACAGGTTACCGTGGAATCTTCCTCGGGATTCAAGATTTAAAAGAGATGGTACCTCAAACCAGCTTCCTGTCTTCATCCCTGGCGGTTTTGATCAGAACAACCTGTCTAAGTCAGGTCCCTCGTAG